From a single Nicotiana tomentosiformis chromosome 2, ASM39032v3, whole genome shotgun sequence genomic region:
- the LOC104113338 gene encoding uncharacterized protein, with protein MGFLFSKPENELKILTDDNRHPSLMKIKGFCFQETLAIVYDEKPIMFLSEELLFGIDFGLRGRIKVATQLASLIAWLHKRRFTVRAIKPSGITIDEEQLQGGNKSTVNK; from the exons AATGAGCTTAAAATATTGACGGATGATAACCGGCATCCCAGTTTGATGAAGATAAAGGGGTTCTGTTTTCAGGAAACACTTGCAATTGTGTATGATGAAAAACCAATTATGTTTTTGTCGGAGGAGCTTCTTTTTG GCATTGACTTTGGATTGCGTGGTAGAATAAAGGTGGCTACTCAACTTGCAAGCCTCATTGCGTGGTTGCACAAGAGGCGATTTACAGTCCGAGCAATCAAACCTTCTGGTATAACGATTGACGAG GAGCAGCTCCAAGGTGGAAACAAGTCGACAGTGAATAAATAA